A genome region from Solanum pennellii chromosome 12, SPENNV200 includes the following:
- the LOC107007439 gene encoding secretory carrier-associated membrane protein 1-like yields the protein MAGRYYNDNPFDEGQEDNPFTDQGTRGKGQSNYGSGPFYMMNPASVPPATNSRLSPLPHEPADYDRGATVDIPLDNPKDLKNKEKELQAKEAELKKLEQDLKRREDAIARAGVVIEEKNWPPFFPIIHHDIANEIPIHLQKLQYVAFFTWLGLVACLLWNLIAVTSAWIKGEGITIWLLAIIYLISGVPGAYVLWYRPLYRAMRTDSALKFGWFFLCYLFHIGFCIIATVAPPIFFKGKSLAGILPAIDLIGWNGLVGVFYFIGFAFFCIESLTSIWVIQQVYMYFRGSGKAAEMKKEAARSTMMAAL from the exons ATGGCTGGACGTTATTACAATGACAATCCGTTTGATGAAGGACAGGAGGATAACCCCTTTACG gACCAAGGGACTCGAGGAAAGGGTCAATCGAATTATGGTAGCGGTCCATTTTATATGATG AATCCTGCAAGTGTTCCTCCTGCTACAAACTCAAGGCTTTCACCTCTTCCTCATGAACCTGCTGACTATGATCGTGGTGCAACAGTTGATATCCCTCTTGATAATCCGAAG GATCTGAAGAATAAAGAGAAAGAACTCCAAGCTAAAGAAGCTgaactaaaaaaattagaacAG GATCTGAAAAGGAGGGAAGATGCTATAGCAAGAG CTGGAGTTGTCATAGAGGAAAAGAATTGGCCACCTTTCTTCCCCATTATTCATCATGATATTGCAAATGAAATTCCAATCCATCTACAGAAGTTGCAGTATGTTGCATTTTTTACATGGTTGG GTTTGGTAGCCTGTCTTCTATGGAACCTTATAGCAGTTACCTCAGCTTGGATCAAAGGAGAAG GTATAACTATCTGGCTTCTTGCTATCATCTATTTAATATCTGGTGTCCCAGGAGCCTATGTGCTGTGGTATCGTCCTCTGTATCGTGCAATGAG GACGGATAGTGCACTGAAATTTGGATGGTTCTTCTTATGTTATCTC TTTCACATTGGATTCTGCATCATTGCTACTGTGGCACCTCCCATCTTCTTCAAAGGAAAATCTTTAGC TGGCATCTTGCCTGCAATTGATCTGATAGGCTGGAATGGTTTGGTTGGG GTATTCTACTTCATAGGATTTGCATTCTTCTGTATTGAATCCCTGACCAGCATATGGGTTATTCAG CAAGTGTACATGTATTTCCGAGGAAGTGGCAAAGCCGCGGAGATGAAGAAAGAGGCTGCAAGGTCTACAATGATGGCAGCACTGTGA
- the LOC107005939 gene encoding protein ULTRAPETALA 1-like: MFSEEELHDMSVLQRGDDYVEVVCGCTSRRHGDAGARLRIFKSGELKIACECYHGCPEDNLSPFAFEKHAGKENNRWKHNIWVFIDGYKVPLIKTTLLKFYNMSPKNAKRPHKLVLHRDEFIKCTKCSKRRRFYRRSKNECRSYHDALANANFQCSDIPFDKFSCDDAEERASRRACKGCLRSPTCGGCTSCVCFGCEVCCFSDCDCQTCIDFRENTNA, from the exons ATGTTTAGCGAAGAAGAGCTACACGATATGAGCGTGTTGCAGAGAGGAGATGACTATGTGGAGGTTGTGTGTGGATGCACCAGTCGTAGACATGGCGATGCTGGTGCTAGACTTAGGATTTTCAAGTCCGGTGAACTCAAAATTGCTTGCGAATGTTACCATGGCTGCCCCGAAG ATAATCTTAGTCCATTTGCATTTGAGAAACATGCTGGAAAAGAGAATAACAGATGGAAACATAATATTTGGGTCTTTATTGATGGTTATAAAGTTCCATTGATAAAGACTACACTACTGAAATTCTACAACATGTCTCCAAAGAATGCCAAGAGGCCACATAAACTTGTTCTTCATCGTGATGAATTTATCAAATGTACTAAGTGCAGTAAAAGACGTAGGTTTTATCGCCGCTCTAAGAATGAATGCAGGAGCTACCATGATGCATTGGCCAATGCTAATTTTCAGTGCTCAGATATTCCTTTCGACAA ATTTTCATGTGATGATGCTGAAGAGCGAGCTAGTCGAAGGGCGTGCAAGGGATGTTTGCGTTCACCAACATGTGGAGGTTGCACTTCATGTGTGTGCTTTGGATGTGAAGTGTGTTGCTTCTCAGATTGCGATTGCCAGACTTGCATTGACTTCAGAGAGAATACAAATGCTTGA